From the genome of Leptospira langatensis:
TATAGCCGAGGAATCAATCCTGGACTTAGAGAAGGAATATCATCCTGATCATGTCAATACTCTGTTTCGTGCAATTCATACGATTAAGGGTAATTCCGCCATTTTCGATTTGCCCTTAATAACAAGTCTTACTCATTCATTCGAAAACCTTTTAAATCTTAAGAGAAAGTCGGAAGTGAAGCCTACTTCGGAGGAAATTTCTCTCTTTCTGAGATGTTTAGATGCGCTAAAGGATTTGAATGAGAACGGAGGTAATACGAACGAATCGGATATAAAAGATCTGATTTCCCAGATCGAGATATTCCTTAAGGATCCGGAAGCGCGGTCGGAGAAAGAAGAGAAGCCTTCATTCGGATTATACTTTCTACCTAAGAAGAAATCGGCTCCTTCGATAGAGAACGGAAAAGTCGAAGTGAAAGACGGGAAGATGCTGATACCGAAAAGTTACTTGAAGAAAGCGGATCACGAGCATTGCTTTCTCTTCTTAGTCAAATTCTTAGAACAGGAGAAAGATGCCGATTGTTCCGAGTTAATGAATGGATTTTCCAGCTTTGCCGAAATCTTGAGTCATGGTCATTTTTTGAACGGAGGAAACGGGCATTCTGCTTCTAACGGAGTCCATAAAAATGTTCATTATGCAATTATTATGTATTCTGGAGACAAGGAGAGTTTGGCAAAGCAATCTCCTGTCTCGTTGCTGTCAGCATCGACGATATTTACCCCTACTGAAAATTATGTAAAACCTTCGTTAGTTCCGAAAGGAGAATCATCGGAGCAGATGTCTCCTGCTCGTCAATCATCGGACTCGAAATCAAGGACTAAAGACATAGCCGCGGAATCGTATTTAAAGATCCCGTTGCAGCTATTGGATCATATGATAAATCTTGCAGGGGAAACGATCATCGTCAGAAATCAACTCGTCCAGAAGATCGAGTCATATGACGATCCGTCTTTGCTCTCGATCGTTCGGAATCTCAGCCAGCTAATCACGTCTTCTCAAGAGAGCGTTATGCGGACTCGCTTGCAGAAATTGGAGATCCTTTATAAGAAAATTCCAAGATTGATACATGATTTGGAGAAGACAACGGGAAAAGAAGTCGAATTGATCCTCGAAGGGGGAGAAGTCGAACTTGATAAAAATATAATAGATTCCATATCCGATCCTATCACACATATGATACGAAATTCTGTCGATCACGGGATTGAATCCCCTGAAGAAAGGATTGCTGCCGGTAAATTTAGAAAAGGAAAGGTATTTCTGTCCGCTTATTTGCGCGGGGGAAACGTGATCCTTAAAGTTGAGGATGACGGAAGAGGATTAAATTATGAAAAGATTCGGACCAAGGCAGTAGAGAAAGGATTCTTCAGTGATGCAGAAGCAGAAAAGAAGTCCCCGGAGGAATTATCTGAACTGATCTTTGCTCCCGGGTTTAGTACTGCCCAGTCTGTTTCCGAGACATCCGGCCGAGGAGTCGGAATGGATGTGGTGAAAATGAATTTTCAAAAGGCAGGTGGAACGGTTTCGATTAGCTCTCAACAAGGACTGGGCGCCTGCGTAATTGCAACCTTGCCTCAAACTCTTTCGATCATCAATTGTCAAATGGTCCGAATCTCCGGGATGCTATTCGCGATCCCGCAGCAAAATATCTCTGAAATGATCTTATTGGACAGGAAGTTGATATCATTCGTGGAAAAAAAGGAAGTATACCAGTTGCGGGGACACCTTCTCCCCTTGATCGATTTAGGATTGGAGTTGGGACTTTCGAAAGGAGGGCGGGAGAATAAGTATGTCGTCGTCGTTCATACCGAAAAGCATAAATACGGATTCTTAGCAGAAGAAATCGAAAATCCGGAAGAGATAGTAGTTAAGCCTCTTTCAAAAGACTTGGCAAAATTAAATCTATATACTGGGGCGGCAATCTTAGGAGACGGAAACGTTGCGCTCATCTTGGATATTTCCGGCATTAGTAAACTCCTAAAACTGCAAGCGAACACTAAGGAAGAACTTCGATCTAATGGACGACAAAAGCAAGACAATCAAGTTCATTATTTACTCTTCTCTTGCGGTGGCAATCTTTTCGGATTACATTCAAAATCGGTAATTCGCATTGAACAGGTCGATTTAAATAAAATCGAAAGAATGATGGATCGCGAGATTATGCAATATCGGGGAGAAGTTATCGAGCTTTGCCGATTGGATCGCTATTTCCGTTTCCAAAAAAATAACGGGATCCCAGAAAATACGATGGTCCTTATTCAAACGAATAAAGGTAAGAAAGGAATTCTCGTCCAAGAAATCCATAATGTGGTCAATGAAATTGATGCCTTGACTAAGAACGATGACCAAGCTTCCGGGATAATTGGAAGTGGAATCGTTTTGGGACAAACTGTCATAGTTATCGATCCTTTAATTGTTTTGGATAAGATAAGCAAAGATCTCATCCGAAACGATTTCCATTCGGAGTGAAACTTTATGGGGGAATCGGAAAATATCAGGCAATATCTATGCTTTAATATCGGTTCGGATGTTTACGGGATCCCCTTGGATG
Proteins encoded in this window:
- a CDS encoding chemotaxis protein CheW, which codes for MEVDYENLLKDYLVETRELLDIAEESILDLEKEYHPDHVNTLFRAIHTIKGNSAIFDLPLITSLTHSFENLLNLKRKSEVKPTSEEISLFLRCLDALKDLNENGGNTNESDIKDLISQIEIFLKDPEARSEKEEKPSFGLYFLPKKKSAPSIENGKVEVKDGKMLIPKSYLKKADHEHCFLFLVKFLEQEKDADCSELMNGFSSFAEILSHGHFLNGGNGHSASNGVHKNVHYAIIMYSGDKESLAKQSPVSLLSASTIFTPTENYVKPSLVPKGESSEQMSPARQSSDSKSRTKDIAAESYLKIPLQLLDHMINLAGETIIVRNQLVQKIESYDDPSLLSIVRNLSQLITSSQESVMRTRLQKLEILYKKIPRLIHDLEKTTGKEVELILEGGEVELDKNIIDSISDPITHMIRNSVDHGIESPEERIAAGKFRKGKVFLSAYLRGGNVILKVEDDGRGLNYEKIRTKAVEKGFFSDAEAEKKSPEELSELIFAPGFSTAQSVSETSGRGVGMDVVKMNFQKAGGTVSISSQQGLGACVIATLPQTLSIINCQMVRISGMLFAIPQQNISEMILLDRKLISFVEKKEVYQLRGHLLPLIDLGLELGLSKGGRENKYVVVVHTEKHKYGFLAEEIENPEEIVVKPLSKDLAKLNLYTGAAILGDGNVALILDISGISKLLKLQANTKEELRSNGRQKQDNQVHYLLFSCGGNLFGLHSKSVIRIEQVDLNKIERMMDREIMQYRGEVIELCRLDRYFRFQKNNGIPENTMVLIQTNKGKKGILVQEIHNVVNEIDALTKNDDQASGIIGSGIVLGQTVIVIDPLIVLDKISKDLIRNDFHSE